One Hyla sarda isolate aHylSar1 chromosome 11, aHylSar1.hap1, whole genome shotgun sequence genomic window carries:
- the LOC130295589 gene encoding WAP four-disulfide core domain protein 2-like isoform X1, producing MTRTSSPFLPTEGRVVPIQQSHKMPSPGCLLLCSLILALLSPASGYYLRRPRCPAAVSRTNCQSVPVSPCMRNTDCLGSQSCCDIGCGLHCFSVDRFLDGLPNFFSNFFCAGCGRGCSGGGCGGRCSRCGQNGGYGGGYGGCPAVPANNRCPVSRNRCSFDLDCGGGGRCCNNGCNNVCTRNLAGLSSVFSIFYDPFSYAAFGPFRNSFWFG from the exons GGTGGTGCCAATCCAGCAAAGCCACAAGATGCCGTCCCCGGGGTGCCTGCTGCTGTGCTCCCTGATCCTTGCACTACTATCCCCAGCATCAGGATATTACCTGAGAAGACCAA gATGTCCTGCCGCTGTTTCTCGTACAAACTGTCAGTCGGTTCCGGTGAGTCCGTGCATGCGGAATACAGACTGTCTGGGCAGTCAGAGTTGTTGTGATATCGGATGCGGTTTACATTGCTTTTCCGTTGACA gATTCCTTGATGGACTCCCTAATTTCTTCTCAAACTTCTTTTGTGCTGGATGCGGACGTGGATGTTCAGGTGGTGGATGTGGAGGACGGTGCTCAAGATGTGGACAAAATGGTGGCTATGGAGGAGGATACGGAG ggTGCCCAGCAGTCCCGGCAAATAATCGGTGCCCAGTCTCTCGAAACCGATGTTCCTTTGACTTAGATTGTGGCGGCGGCGGCAGATGCTGTAATAATGGATGCAATAATGTGTGCACCAGAAATCTGGCAG GACTTTCATCCGTATTCTCAATATTCTATGACCCATTTAGCTACGCAGCTTTTGGTCCATTTAGAAATTCTTTCTGGTTCGGTTGA
- the LOC130295589 gene encoding keratin-associated protein 5-3-like isoform X2 has protein sequence MPSPGCLLLCSLILALLSPASGYYLRRPRCPAAVSRTNCQSVPVSPCMRNTDCLGSQSCCDIGCGLHCFSVDRFLDGLPNFFSNFFCAGCGRGCSGGGCGGRCSRCGQNGGYGGGYGGCPAVPANNRCPVSRNRCSFDLDCGGGGRCCNNGCNNVCTRNLAGLSSVFSIFYDPFSYAAFGPFRNSFWFG, from the exons ATGCCGTCCCCGGGGTGCCTGCTGCTGTGCTCCCTGATCCTTGCACTACTATCCCCAGCATCAGGATATTACCTGAGAAGACCAA gATGTCCTGCCGCTGTTTCTCGTACAAACTGTCAGTCGGTTCCGGTGAGTCCGTGCATGCGGAATACAGACTGTCTGGGCAGTCAGAGTTGTTGTGATATCGGATGCGGTTTACATTGCTTTTCCGTTGACA gATTCCTTGATGGACTCCCTAATTTCTTCTCAAACTTCTTTTGTGCTGGATGCGGACGTGGATGTTCAGGTGGTGGATGTGGAGGACGGTGCTCAAGATGTGGACAAAATGGTGGCTATGGAGGAGGATACGGAG ggTGCCCAGCAGTCCCGGCAAATAATCGGTGCCCAGTCTCTCGAAACCGATGTTCCTTTGACTTAGATTGTGGCGGCGGCGGCAGATGCTGTAATAATGGATGCAATAATGTGTGCACCAGAAATCTGGCAG GACTTTCATCCGTATTCTCAATATTCTATGACCCATTTAGCTACGCAGCTTTTGGTCCATTTAGAAATTCTTTCTGGTTCGGTTGA
- the LOC130295589 gene encoding keratin-associated protein 5-3-like isoform X3, with protein MKVHRPVYNLELIARCPAAVSRTNCQSVPVSPCMRNTDCLGSQSCCDIGCGLHCFSVDRFLDGLPNFFSNFFCAGCGRGCSGGGCGGRCSRCGQNGGYGGGYGGCPAVPANNRCPVSRNRCSFDLDCGGGGRCCNNGCNNVCTRNLAGLSSVFSIFYDPFSYAAFGPFRNSFWFG; from the exons ATGAAGGTTCACAGACCTGTCTACAACCTAGAGCTTATAGCAA gATGTCCTGCCGCTGTTTCTCGTACAAACTGTCAGTCGGTTCCGGTGAGTCCGTGCATGCGGAATACAGACTGTCTGGGCAGTCAGAGTTGTTGTGATATCGGATGCGGTTTACATTGCTTTTCCGTTGACA gATTCCTTGATGGACTCCCTAATTTCTTCTCAAACTTCTTTTGTGCTGGATGCGGACGTGGATGTTCAGGTGGTGGATGTGGAGGACGGTGCTCAAGATGTGGACAAAATGGTGGCTATGGAGGAGGATACGGAG ggTGCCCAGCAGTCCCGGCAAATAATCGGTGCCCAGTCTCTCGAAACCGATGTTCCTTTGACTTAGATTGTGGCGGCGGCGGCAGATGCTGTAATAATGGATGCAATAATGTGTGCACCAGAAATCTGGCAG GACTTTCATCCGTATTCTCAATATTCTATGACCCATTTAGCTACGCAGCTTTTGGTCCATTTAGAAATTCTTTCTGGTTCGGTTGA